A genomic segment from Gilvibacter sp. SZ-19 encodes:
- a CDS encoding ribose-phosphate pyrophosphokinase, whose translation MKTILFSLPGNEELTELMATKMDAEKGKTTLRKFPDGESYTRILSDVKDKCVVLVCTLHDPDEKLLPLYFLSHTAKSLGAMCTCLVAPYLAYMRQDKVFNEGEGVTSSFFGKLISGFADSITTVDPHLHRISSLGEVYQIPNKVIHAADAISEWIKENIENPVLIGPDSESEQWVSEVAKNAGAPFTVLQKVRHGDRDVEVSVPDVDIYKDAIPILVDDIISTARTMIETVQHLKKAGMKPPICVGIHAVFSGNAYRDLLDSGVEKIVTCNTIPHSSNGIDLSDIMAKEVKKLMHHI comes from the coding sequence ATGAAAACTATACTATTTAGCCTTCCGGGAAACGAGGAATTAACAGAGCTAATGGCAACAAAAATGGATGCAGAAAAAGGAAAGACCACCTTACGGAAGTTTCCAGACGGCGAATCTTACACACGCATATTATCTGACGTAAAAGATAAATGTGTGGTACTGGTTTGCACCCTGCACGACCCTGATGAGAAATTATTACCGCTCTATTTTTTAAGCCATACCGCAAAATCACTTGGTGCGATGTGTACTTGTTTGGTAGCGCCATATCTCGCTTATATGCGTCAAGACAAAGTATTTAATGAAGGTGAAGGAGTGACTTCTAGTTTCTTCGGAAAATTGATTTCTGGTTTTGCCGATAGTATTACCACAGTTGACCCTCACTTGCACAGAATTAGTTCGTTGGGAGAAGTGTATCAAATTCCAAATAAAGTGATTCACGCTGCCGACGCGATTTCAGAATGGATTAAAGAAAATATCGAAAACCCAGTACTTATTGGACCCGATTCGGAAAGTGAACAATGGGTTTCAGAAGTCGCCAAAAATGCAGGAGCACCATTTACGGTATTACAAAAGGTGCGTCACGGTGACCGTGATGTAGAAGTCTCTGTTCCCGATGTGGATATATATAAAGATGCTATACCCATTTTGGTAGATGATATTATTTCTACAGCTCGAACAATGATTGAAACCGTACAACATTTGAAAAAAGCAGGAATGAAACCACCAATATGTGTTGGTATTCACGCCGTTTTTTCAGGCAATGCCTATCGGGATTTGTTGGATTCCGGAGTAGAAAAAATAGTGACTTGCAATACCATCCCACACTCTTCAAATGGAATAGATTTAAGTGATATTATGGCAAAAGAGGTAAAAAAATTAATGCACCATATATGA
- a CDS encoding VIT family protein, which yields MAEETNNLDNYLASHYIHRSNWLRAAVLGANDGILSTASIAIGVAAASTTREPIVLATLAGLVAGALSMAAGEYVSVSSKTDVEKADIKREQQELKDMPEIELQRLAEIYENRGLKKETALIVAKELTAHDALGAHIRDELGINEISQAKPIQAALASGAAFTIGGLLPFLVTLFLPLKGMEYAIYGFALFFLIALGVVAAKTGGSNVRKAIVRITFWGTVAMGLTALLGYLFGVNV from the coding sequence ATGGCAGAAGAAACAAACAACTTGGACAATTATTTAGCAAGCCACTACATCCATAGGAGTAATTGGCTAAGGGCAGCGGTACTGGGAGCCAATGACGGTATTTTGTCAACGGCAAGTATCGCAATTGGTGTAGCAGCCGCAAGCACTACCAGAGAACCCATCGTGCTGGCAACCCTGGCAGGTCTTGTCGCAGGAGCTTTATCGATGGCTGCCGGAGAATATGTCTCTGTAAGCTCAAAAACCGATGTTGAAAAAGCAGATATCAAAAGAGAGCAACAAGAACTTAAAGATATGCCTGAAATAGAATTGCAGCGTTTAGCAGAGATTTATGAGAACAGAGGTCTAAAAAAGGAAACTGCCCTCATCGTTGCAAAGGAACTGACAGCACACGATGCTCTGGGTGCACATATCAGAGACGAGTTGGGGATTAATGAAATTAGTCAGGCAAAACCCATTCAGGCGGCTTTGGCCTCTGGGGCGGCATTTACCATTGGCGGATTGCTTCCGTTTCTGGTCACGCTCTTTTTACCGCTAAAAGGGATGGAGTATGCAATATATGGGTTTGCATTATTCTTTCTAATTGCTTTGGGAGTAGTCGCTGCAAAAACAGGAGGCTCAAATGTAAGGAAAGCCATTGTGCGCATCACGTTCTGGGGAACCGTTGCAATGGGACTTACCGCCTTGCTGGGTTATCTGTTCGGGGTAAATGTTTAA
- a CDS encoding efflux RND transporter periplasmic adaptor subunit, which yields MSLLPGDVVKKGQVLFTIENPEYVQVQQDFLEAKGRLSYLKSDYERQKELMADNVTSKKNFLKAESEYTVTLAQYQSLKKKLSLMNINPNTLSGENIRSIIAVTSPLTGYATTINATKGMYLNPSNVAITVTNTDYLHIELKVFEKDLPFIKEGQPINIRLQNDLNNVYEGKVHLVNRAINVQDRTVNIHGDLVNESDAKRFAPGMYIEGEILTTTTEYPALPAEAVANIDDDYFALVKIDNTTYRKVLVKIGTTNSGYVQLLNANDFDSTTEFLTKGAYNLITE from the coding sequence ATTAGCTTACTTCCAGGAGATGTGGTTAAAAAAGGTCAGGTACTCTTTACCATTGAGAATCCCGAGTATGTACAGGTGCAACAGGATTTTCTAGAAGCTAAGGGGCGTTTGAGCTACTTAAAATCTGACTATGAAAGACAAAAAGAGTTGATGGCAGATAACGTGACATCCAAAAAAAACTTCCTTAAAGCAGAATCGGAATATACAGTAACTCTGGCACAATACCAGTCGCTAAAAAAGAAATTGAGTTTGATGAACATTAATCCCAATACCTTATCAGGAGAAAACATTCGGTCAATCATTGCGGTCACTTCCCCGCTTACTGGATATGCCACTACTATCAACGCCACTAAAGGGATGTACCTAAACCCTTCAAACGTGGCCATTACCGTAACCAATACCGATTATTTACATATTGAATTGAAAGTATTTGAAAAAGACCTGCCATTTATAAAAGAAGGACAGCCCATCAACATTAGGTTACAGAATGATTTGAACAATGTGTATGAAGGGAAAGTACATTTAGTAAACAGGGCTATCAATGTACAGGATAGAACCGTAAACATTCATGGGGATTTAGTAAATGAATCCGACGCAAAACGATTTGCCCCAGGAATGTACATCGAAGGAGAAATTTTAACCACAACAACAGAATATCCAGCATTACCGGCGGAAGCAGTTGCGAACATTGATGACGATTATTTTGCTTTGGTTAAAATAGACAATACTACTTATAGAAAAGTACTGGTTAAAATAGGAACAACCAACAGCGGATATGTTCAACTATTGAATGCAAATGATTTTGATAGCACTACGGAGTTTTTGACCAAAGGGGCTTATAACCTAATCACAGAATAA
- a CDS encoding HD domain-containing protein: MMTTMMIKNVATYCTEVLTTSKCKELPFHNLIHTKEVVQNVKYLCAAMDIDDKDTEILIVAAWFHDTGFSKVYKGHEEESKRIATAYLRKQNANQDFIDKVCNCIEATKMPQCPTTALAELLCDADIFHISNAHFFYRKLLLRREWEVFCNNKVTDLEWHRLNLDFLQKHHFSTAYGKDTLEQGKQENISKVKQILNYFDT; this comes from the coding sequence ATGATGACCACAATGATGATTAAAAATGTAGCTACATATTGCACCGAGGTACTAACCACTTCTAAATGCAAAGAACTGCCTTTCCATAATTTGATACATACCAAAGAAGTTGTTCAAAATGTCAAATATCTATGTGCTGCTATGGATATTGATGATAAGGATACCGAAATTTTAATAGTTGCAGCCTGGTTTCACGATACAGGGTTTTCAAAAGTGTATAAAGGTCACGAAGAAGAAAGTAAACGGATTGCGACTGCATATTTAAGAAAACAAAATGCCAATCAGGATTTCATAGATAAAGTATGCAACTGTATTGAAGCTACCAAAATGCCACAATGCCCGACAACGGCATTAGCTGAATTACTTTGTGATGCTGATATTTTTCATATTAGCAACGCGCATTTCTTTTATCGAAAGCTGCTGCTCCGTAGAGAATGGGAGGTCTTCTGTAATAACAAAGTAACTGATTTAGAATGGCATAGACTCAATTTGGATTTTTTGCAAAAACATCATTTCAGCACGGCTTATGGCAAGGACACATTGGAACAAGGTAAGCAAGAAAATATTAGTAAAGTGAAACAGATTTTAAACTATTTTGACACTTAA
- a CDS encoding DUF6577 family protein produces the protein MPKIIENRLIEAFKDRSSFNRNELYDFYLDFEPDLKENTFGWRIYDLKKKDIIKTIGRGLYVISYKPKYKALLSDNIYKIARKTNERFEDIKYAIWETQWLNEFTQHQTSNQIIIVEVEKEFIDSLYYYLNDNLRMDFYLNPDEKEIQFYISESNVPVVIKRLVTRAPIQKTKNKKDVVAIATLEKIMVDLFADENLFHFYQGPEVVHIYENIIDRYSINFTRMFSYAKRRKKEQEIKQFISNYIPGFLEDIPYD, from the coding sequence ATGCCAAAAATTATAGAAAATAGACTTATAGAAGCCTTTAAGGACCGTAGCTCATTCAATAGGAATGAACTATATGACTTTTATCTCGATTTTGAACCAGACCTCAAAGAGAATACGTTTGGTTGGCGAATCTATGACCTTAAAAAAAAGGATATCATTAAAACAATAGGACGTGGGCTATATGTTATTTCCTATAAGCCTAAGTATAAAGCCCTTCTGTCAGATAATATTTATAAAATCGCTCGCAAGACCAACGAGCGCTTTGAGGATATAAAATATGCAATCTGGGAAACCCAATGGCTTAATGAGTTTACCCAACACCAAACTTCCAATCAAATAATTATTGTCGAGGTAGAAAAAGAGTTTATAGACTCACTCTATTATTACCTCAATGATAATCTGAGAATGGATTTTTACCTAAATCCAGATGAGAAGGAAATTCAGTTTTACATTTCAGAAAGTAATGTGCCAGTTGTTATTAAGCGTTTGGTGACTAGGGCGCCCATTCAGAAAACAAAAAACAAGAAGGACGTTGTAGCAATAGCCACACTAGAAAAGATAATGGTTGACCTATTTGCAGATGAAAACCTCTTTCATTTTTACCAAGGTCCTGAAGTGGTACATATCTATGAAAATATCATAGACAGGTACAGCATTAATTTTACCAGGATGTTCAGCTATGCAAAACGACGTAAAAAAGAACAGGAAATCAAACAATTTATAAGTAATTACATTCCAGGTTTCTTAGAAGATATACCATATGATTGA
- a CDS encoding phosphatidylserine/phosphatidylglycerophosphate/cardiolipin synthase family protein has protein sequence MNQRYTRKKSSKSALHNAADNSKYVELVRSGEDYFIRLEKLIDKAEKEIHLQTYIFESDETGNRIASCLKKAAERNVKVYILLDAYGSSSLSDNFIKDLRQSGIFFRFFSPLFTVNNFYLGRRMHHKVIVADAKIAMIGGINIANKYHGIKNDEPWLDYAIKLDCLAAKDLQKLCCDYFFKDGSSKKIKPVLHSAGKTFVGIRQNDWLKNKTEVCDAYTNSINQAKNEIVIVSSYFLPGRRLTNALISACKRKVKVTLILAGISDVPLIRNATSYLYSLFLKQNVLIYEWNNSVVHGKAAVVDDKWSTIGSFNLNDLSCYGSIEMNVEIHSQYFAELLRSDFQNVINQCNEATIDTIYKNTSFISRFVNYMAYRMVRAAILFLTFLPHIRFSKNFRH, from the coding sequence ATGAACCAAAGATATACACGTAAAAAAAGTAGTAAATCAGCTCTTCACAATGCTGCTGACAATTCGAAATATGTTGAATTGGTTCGTTCGGGAGAAGACTATTTTATAAGACTGGAAAAGTTAATTGATAAGGCAGAAAAAGAAATCCATTTACAGACCTACATTTTTGAAAGTGATGAAACAGGAAACCGTATAGCCTCCTGCTTGAAAAAAGCTGCTGAACGAAATGTGAAGGTTTATATCCTATTAGATGCTTATGGCAGCTCATCTCTTTCGGATAATTTCATAAAAGACTTGCGACAGAGTGGAATATTTTTTCGGTTTTTTTCACCGTTATTTACTGTTAACAATTTTTATTTAGGAAGAAGGATGCATCACAAAGTAATTGTAGCTGATGCTAAAATTGCAATGATAGGCGGAATAAATATCGCAAATAAGTATCACGGTATAAAGAATGATGAGCCTTGGCTAGATTATGCAATTAAATTAGATTGCCTCGCTGCAAAAGATTTACAAAAATTGTGTTGCGATTATTTTTTCAAAGACGGAAGCTCAAAAAAAATAAAACCTGTCTTACATTCTGCGGGGAAAACATTTGTTGGTATTAGACAAAACGATTGGCTTAAAAACAAAACTGAAGTATGTGACGCTTACACAAACTCCATCAACCAAGCCAAGAATGAAATTGTCATTGTCAGTTCTTACTTTTTACCAGGAAGAAGACTAACCAATGCTTTAATTAGTGCTTGTAAAAGGAAAGTAAAAGTAACGCTAATATTAGCAGGAATTAGTGATGTGCCTTTGATACGTAACGCCACTTCATATTTATATTCATTGTTTTTAAAACAAAATGTGCTAATATATGAATGGAATAATTCTGTGGTACACGGCAAAGCAGCTGTGGTAGATGACAAATGGTCCACAATAGGTTCATTTAACCTCAATGACCTTAGCTGTTATGGAAGTATTGAAATGAATGTTGAAATACATTCACAATACTTTGCCGAATTATTACGTTCTGATTTTCAAAATGTTATCAATCAATGCAATGAGGCTACGATTGATACTATCTATAAAAATACCAGTTTTATTTCAAGATTTGTCAATTATATGGCCTACCGAATGGTAAGAGCAGCTATATTGTTCCTAACCTTTTTGCCTCATATCAGATTTTCGAAAAACTTCAGGCATTAA
- a CDS encoding copper-translocating P-type ATPase codes for MENHEHHNHDEMDHSKMDHSKMKHKKEDHSKMNHKGEDHSGHNPGHGQMGHDHHKMMIADFRKRFWVTLVLTIPILFFSPMIQEFFGYEFLLPGNPYILFALSTVVYFYGGWPFLKGFWSEVKKGAPGMMTLISMAISVAYFYSTATVFGLRGEDFFWELSTLIAIMLLGHWIEMKSVLGASKALQLLVSMMPAEAHRVKGDTIEDIPLEDLLKDDVILVKPGEKVPADGIIVDGSSYLNESMLTGESKPVKKDENDKVIGGSVNGNSTLKVKVEHTGKDSYLNKVIKMVEEAQKTKSKMQNLSDRAAKWLTYIALAIGFGTLAVWLILGFPFVYALERMVTVMVIACPHALGLAIPLVVAISTAVSAQNGLLIRNRTAFEESRKISALLFDKTGTLTKGDFGVTRIESVNKTYSTEEILRLSSALEQSSEHPIAVGIIKKVKEDNITIPSPENFNAITGKGVEANVEGKQVKVVSPGYLRDEKITIPEDAYSDAAETVVFVLIDGKLAGYIALADEIRPESAEAIKIFKKNNIKVLMATGDNEKTAKAVSEKLGLDGYYAEVLPHQKVEIVEELQNKGDFVAMTGDGVNDAPALAKADVGIAVGSGTDVAAETADIILVNSNPQDIANLILFGKATYNKMIQNLIWATGYNVVAIPLAAGVLYSSGFVLGPAVGAVFMSLSTIIVAINAQLLKRKIGKK; via the coding sequence ATGGAAAATCACGAACACCACAATCACGATGAAATGGACCATTCTAAAATGGACCATTCGAAGATGAAACACAAAAAAGAAGACCATTCTAAAATGAACCACAAAGGTGAGGACCATTCGGGTCACAATCCGGGTCACGGTCAAATGGGTCACGACCATCATAAAATGATGATTGCAGACTTTAGAAAACGGTTTTGGGTAACACTCGTGCTTACCATCCCTATATTGTTCTTCTCACCAATGATTCAGGAATTTTTTGGTTATGAATTTTTACTTCCAGGAAATCCATACATCCTTTTTGCACTTTCCACTGTTGTATATTTTTATGGTGGTTGGCCATTTTTAAAAGGGTTTTGGTCTGAAGTCAAAAAAGGTGCACCAGGAATGATGACCTTGATTTCTATGGCAATTTCCGTAGCTTATTTTTATAGTACAGCTACTGTATTTGGCTTAAGAGGTGAAGACTTTTTCTGGGAACTATCAACACTTATAGCCATTATGTTGCTTGGTCATTGGATAGAAATGAAAAGTGTGTTAGGTGCATCAAAAGCCTTGCAGTTACTGGTAAGTATGATGCCTGCGGAAGCGCACAGGGTAAAAGGTGACACCATAGAAGACATTCCTTTGGAAGATTTACTAAAAGATGATGTGATTTTGGTAAAACCAGGTGAAAAAGTTCCCGCTGATGGGATTATAGTAGACGGTTCAAGTTACCTAAATGAATCTATGCTTACAGGCGAATCCAAACCTGTAAAAAAAGATGAAAACGATAAGGTTATTGGTGGTTCTGTAAATGGCAATAGCACCTTAAAAGTAAAAGTTGAACATACTGGAAAAGACAGCTATCTAAACAAGGTCATTAAGATGGTCGAGGAAGCACAAAAAACCAAATCCAAGATGCAAAACCTATCAGATAGGGCTGCAAAATGGCTAACCTATATTGCTTTGGCTATTGGTTTTGGAACATTAGCAGTATGGCTGATTTTAGGCTTTCCATTTGTCTATGCTTTAGAAAGAATGGTTACTGTTATGGTAATTGCTTGTCCACACGCATTAGGGCTTGCCATTCCCCTGGTGGTTGCAATTTCTACGGCAGTATCTGCTCAAAATGGATTGCTTATCCGAAATAGAACTGCGTTTGAAGAGTCCAGAAAAATTTCAGCTTTGCTTTTTGATAAAACAGGAACACTAACCAAGGGTGATTTTGGTGTCACTCGAATTGAGTCTGTTAACAAGACTTATTCAACAGAGGAAATTTTAAGACTTTCAAGTGCATTGGAACAAAGCTCAGAACACCCTATTGCAGTTGGTATTATCAAAAAAGTAAAAGAAGATAATATTACTATCCCTAGCCCAGAAAACTTCAATGCTATTACTGGTAAAGGTGTAGAGGCAAATGTGGAAGGCAAACAAGTTAAGGTAGTAAGTCCAGGCTATCTAAGAGATGAGAAAATTACTATTCCTGAAGATGCTTACAGCGATGCAGCGGAAACTGTAGTGTTTGTTTTAATTGATGGAAAATTGGCCGGTTACATCGCCCTTGCTGATGAAATAAGACCAGAATCTGCCGAGGCAATCAAAATATTTAAAAAGAATAACATTAAAGTTCTAATGGCAACTGGTGATAATGAAAAAACCGCTAAAGCTGTGAGTGAAAAACTTGGATTGGATGGTTACTACGCCGAGGTATTGCCACATCAAAAAGTTGAAATTGTAGAAGAGTTACAGAACAAAGGTGATTTTGTAGCTATGACGGGTGATGGTGTAAATGATGCGCCCGCGCTCGCAAAAGCCGATGTAGGAATCGCTGTTGGTTCTGGTACTGATGTAGCCGCCGAAACAGCCGATATTATATTGGTAAATAGCAATCCACAAGATATTGCAAACCTAATTTTGTTCGGAAAGGCTACGTACAATAAAATGATTCAGAACCTAATATGGGCAACTGGGTATAATGTGGTGGCCATTCCATTAGCTGCAGGTGTTCTATACTCTTCTGGCTTTGTTTTAGGACCAGCTGTAGGAGCGGTATTTATGAGTTTGAGTACAATTATAGTGGCTATTAATGCGCAATTATTGAAGCGAAAAATCGGTAAAAAATAA
- a CDS encoding MFS transporter produces MDRKEKLNRIFLILLSLFVVMLGYGILLPTLPYYTERLALKDNLDTDLINFHIGLLTSIYPFFQLLFVVVWGKLSDRYGRKPIITCGLIGFVIMQLLTGLATSLTMLYIARIFGGIFTSSVIPVSNAYLSDITSEKRRTKIMAWSGVAISSGVIFGPVIGGFLSQTDIHIKYTIGLLHLDRFSVPFLFAAILGLIVLFIVTKWLKNTVRFQKQTSKKVSLGFTFSKYLIVLLALSFVLQLVVTLFETVFSIYGKDELGFNSNQVGIGFMLCGSVMAVLQPVFASYGEKVLSTKKQIALGLLIGGISLIAFPFFKNEYFVYGLIVLFAAGGAMVTPNLLSAVSLISKEDTGRNISIQSSTNSIGQILGPVLGTWLVAGGFFYPFIIAGGIVLGSIGLVYFLKRPNNGIDGS; encoded by the coding sequence ATGGATAGAAAAGAAAAACTCAACAGGATATTTTTAATTCTATTGAGTTTGTTTGTAGTGATGTTGGGCTATGGTATATTATTGCCAACCCTTCCTTACTATACCGAAAGATTAGCTTTAAAAGACAATCTTGACACCGACCTTATCAATTTCCATATTGGATTGCTCACAAGCATTTATCCATTTTTTCAGTTACTATTCGTAGTGGTTTGGGGAAAACTATCGGACAGATACGGCAGGAAACCTATTATCACTTGTGGACTAATCGGTTTTGTAATTATGCAATTACTTACTGGCCTAGCCACATCCTTGACAATGCTATATATTGCTCGAATTTTTGGTGGAATTTTTACGTCATCAGTTATTCCAGTTAGCAATGCATATTTAAGTGATATTACATCTGAAAAACGTAGAACAAAAATAATGGCCTGGTCTGGTGTTGCCATTAGCTCTGGTGTTATTTTCGGCCCTGTCATTGGCGGCTTTCTGTCCCAAACTGATATTCATATAAAATATACAATAGGCCTGCTACATTTAGACCGATTTTCAGTACCATTCTTGTTTGCTGCTATATTAGGATTGATTGTTTTATTTATAGTAACAAAATGGTTAAAAAACACTGTTCGATTTCAAAAACAAACTTCAAAAAAAGTGAGTTTAGGATTTACGTTTAGCAAATATTTAATCGTGTTACTAGCGTTGTCATTTGTGCTACAACTTGTTGTGACTTTATTTGAAACAGTATTTTCAATATACGGCAAAGATGAATTGGGGTTTAACAGCAATCAAGTTGGTATTGGTTTTATGCTATGTGGCTCTGTAATGGCTGTTTTGCAACCTGTTTTTGCAAGTTATGGAGAAAAGGTCTTATCTACGAAAAAACAAATTGCTTTAGGGTTGTTAATAGGTGGAATATCTTTAATCGCTTTTCCTTTTTTTAAAAATGAATACTTTGTCTATGGCTTAATTGTTCTTTTTGCGGCAGGAGGCGCAATGGTAACCCCTAACCTATTATCAGCAGTTTCCTTGATTTCAAAAGAAGATACTGGTAGAAATATATCGATACAAAGTTCAACAAATAGTATTGGTCAAATTTTAGGCCCAGTATTAGGAACTTGGCTAGTCGCAGGTGGCTTTTTTTATCCATTTATAATTGCTGGAGGTATTGTTTTAGGCTCCATAGGATTGGTTTATTTTTTGAAGCGACCAAATAATGGTATTGATGGGTCTTGA
- a CDS encoding nucleotidyl transferase AbiEii/AbiGii toxin family protein — protein sequence MIDKKSFTKEWLDNFRLKKEHKSINVTILEKMVHALSLLEHLKLAGLDFVFKGGTSVVLLLKEGNRFSIDIDIISSIERKELEAILDTVIANSHFTKHVLNERRSYKEGVPKAHYTLEFQSVYNPNVPGTILLDILFDSPHYPEIIESPIETPWLSVDGTVTTVMTPSVNAICGDKLTAFAPETIGIPYYKQDQLFAMEICKQLFDLS from the coding sequence ATGATTGATAAAAAAAGTTTTACAAAGGAATGGCTGGATAACTTTCGTTTAAAAAAAGAACATAAGTCCATTAACGTTACTATTTTAGAAAAAATGGTTCACGCATTGTCCCTGTTGGAACATTTAAAATTAGCTGGACTTGATTTTGTGTTCAAAGGTGGTACATCAGTTGTGCTTTTGTTGAAAGAGGGAAATCGTTTTTCCATTGATATTGATATTATTTCGAGTATCGAACGTAAAGAATTAGAGGCAATATTAGATACGGTAATAGCCAATTCACATTTTACAAAACACGTATTGAACGAACGTAGAAGCTATAAAGAAGGTGTGCCAAAGGCACATTACACATTAGAGTTTCAGTCGGTGTATAACCCAAACGTGCCAGGAACTATTCTATTAGACATTCTTTTTGATAGTCCACACTACCCAGAAATTATCGAATCACCAATTGAAACACCTTGGCTCTCTGTTGATGGAACAGTAACAACTGTAATGACACCATCGGTTAATGCCATTTGTGGTGATAAGCTAACTGCATTTGCACCAGAAACTATTGGTATTCCCTACTATAAACAAGACCAGCTGTTTGCAATGGAAATCTGTAAACAATTGTTTGACTTGTCATAA
- a CDS encoding thymidine phosphorylase family protein has protein sequence MEQHSNILKYKHLGIYTQNENVVYMREDCHVCISEGFEALTRIRISNASTSIVASLNVLNSDILLPNEIGLSDAAAKKLNVSDNDTLYVSHLEPIESLSHVRAKIYNQKLDYNAYNQIITDIVEGDYSNIHLSAFITACAGDRMDIDEISDLTKAMIASGKQLNWNKEIVVDKHCIGGLPGNRTTPLVVAIVAAYGLTMPKTSSRAITSPAGTADTMEVLTNVTLSADEIETVVNQEGGCFVWGGTAQLSPADDVLIKIEKALDIDSEGQLIASVLSKKAAAGSTHVVIDIPVGETAKVRSMEMAKKLQNHMETVGNAIDLNVKVIITDGSQPVGYGIGPTLEAIDILNVLKNEENAPKDLKERVMLLAGELLELSGKVEKGKGMETAKEILTSGKAYEKFLAICKAQGRFTQPVLAPYKTEIRAETSGILKRIDNRKVAKLAKLSGAPQSKSAGILLNVHLDEKIEKDDLLFTLFAESQGELNYALEYKNSHNDIITIK, from the coding sequence ATGGAACAACATTCAAACATATTAAAATACAAACACCTTGGTATTTACACCCAAAACGAGAATGTGGTGTACATGCGTGAGGATTGCCATGTCTGTATTTCAGAAGGTTTTGAAGCATTAACACGAATAAGGATATCCAATGCAAGCACCTCAATCGTTGCAAGTCTAAATGTTTTAAATTCTGATATCCTGCTGCCCAACGAAATAGGACTATCGGATGCTGCTGCAAAAAAGTTGAATGTATCCGACAATGACACCCTGTATGTTTCCCATTTAGAACCTATAGAGTCGTTAAGCCACGTCAGGGCAAAAATCTATAACCAAAAACTGGATTACAACGCCTACAATCAAATTATCACGGACATCGTTGAAGGCGACTATTCCAACATCCATCTTTCAGCATTTATAACAGCCTGTGCAGGTGACCGAATGGATATTGATGAAATATCCGACCTAACAAAAGCTATGATTGCCTCTGGAAAACAATTGAATTGGAATAAAGAAATCGTTGTCGATAAACATTGCATAGGCGGATTACCAGGCAATAGAACAACACCCTTGGTAGTTGCCATTGTCGCTGCGTACGGACTTACAATGCCCAAAACATCATCCCGAGCCATTACATCACCGGCAGGTACCGCGGACACAATGGAAGTTCTCACCAACGTTACACTTTCTGCTGACGAGATAGAGACCGTAGTAAATCAAGAAGGCGGTTGTTTTGTTTGGGGTGGTACTGCCCAACTAAGTCCCGCAGATGATGTGCTCATTAAAATTGAAAAAGCCTTGGATATTGATAGTGAAGGCCAACTCATAGCCTCGGTATTATCTAAAAAGGCAGCAGCAGGTTCTACTCACGTTGTTATTGACATACCTGTTGGTGAAACGGCCAAGGTACGAAGTATGGAAATGGCTAAAAAACTACAAAACCATATGGAAACTGTGGGCAATGCCATTGACCTAAATGTAAAAGTAATCATAACAGATGGCTCGCAGCCTGTAGGTTATGGCATCGGACCAACTTTAGAAGCTATCGATATATTGAACGTCCTAAAAAATGAAGAAAATGCACCAAAGGACTTAAAAGAACGTGTTATGCTGTTGGCTGGAGAACTGTTAGAACTTTCAGGAAAGGTCGAAAAAGGAAAAGGAATGGAAACTGCCAAAGAGATACTTACATCTGGAAAGGCCTACGAAAAATTTCTTGCCATTTGTAAAGCCCAGGGGCGTTTTACACAACCTGTTTTGGCACCTTATAAAACAGAAATCAGAGCGGAGACTTCCGGTATTTTAAAGCGTATTGACAATAGAAAGGTAGCGAAGCTCGCAAAACTTTCAGGCGCACCGCAGTCTAAATCGGCTGGGATTCTTTTGAATGTCCATTTAGATGAAAAAATTGAAAAAGATGACTTACTATTCACGCTTTTTGCAGAATCGCAGGGTGAATTAAATTACGCCTTAGAGTACAAGAACAGTCATAACGACATTATAACTATTAAATAA